DNA sequence from the Alosa alosa isolate M-15738 ecotype Scorff River chromosome 2, AALO_Geno_1.1, whole genome shotgun sequence genome:
tgcacacacattttgtcAACTCTATCACAGCAGGGGCAGGGAGTGTAAGACATGTCACAGGAACATAAACTCCTTCTTGGAAAGTCCAACCATTTTCTTCAATCTGAGGAAGAACTGGACAGTTTGAAATGTAGGATTTATCATGCATGGAAATGTAATTGGCACGAAGGATATGAGGCAACAAGGCAGCTCGTGACAGAGGTAACATTTCTCCCTCCAAGTTCCTGGTCCGAAATAGCTCCCACCTCAGTTTTGGTAGAGTTGTGTGACCAGTTGACCTATAGACACTGCAGACAAACTGCTCTAGACCTCTGACTTGTTGGGGAAGTTCACCATTGATGAGATTAGATGGCAATGGACCTTCACCAAGCTTCTTAAAGCAACTGATGAcaggatcatcatcatcaagtttTTATGTAGGCATCAACCCAGGTCTTTTTGCTGACGCACACATATTTACCACCCCAGTCAGCACCAGAGAAATTGTGGAGACCGATAAGGCCTTGACATTTTTGATGTCCTATTATCTGCACTCTTTCTACCACATCAATTTCTCTATATTTTGTGCCCTTACCAGTAAGAAACTTGAGATGAGTGTGAGGTCCAAGGTGCATACCAGCAACAAGATCAAGCAAAAGGATTAGGACATCAGTATCTGGTGACCAAACTCTAACTTCACTCCAGCCAGTCTCAGCTGAACACACCATTGCTTGATGAGTAATAAGTGTATCTGTCTCTTCAAAAGTTCCTTTAGAGACAGTTTCATCTCCAGATGAATTTCAAACTCCCTTGATGTTGCTGCTCTTTTCTGGCGTGTTTTGTCCTTTAAAGACTGGTCCAAGTAATAATAATTTTGTCTTCTTGTATCTTCTGTCTGTATCTTAGCAATGTGATTCTCAGCTTTGTGTCATTAGACAGAATTAAAACACATATATCTTGTGTTGAAATAGTTATCTTTGACAAAAATTGGCAAGCAGAAATGAGGGGGCCAAATAAAGTTGTGACTGCTGATGATTTACTTTCTCTTTAaggaaaatccaaaatggccaaTTGTTTATAATGAGTGGGGAAAATTTGCAATGATCATCAATATGAGTATGAAGAGTATGactagagggggggggggggggggtcagaaaATTTGCACCCCATCATTTTACAACAGTAGGACCCCAAATaaagcaaataaaacaaaaatataaattttagcaaaaaaaatCCTATGGAAATACAATTCGTACCCCACtattagcgatatatttgatatatcttatagcgatacatttgagttaaatgtccagttacaaggcaaagacaagcacctacctcacctagcaaataagattactgcattcacctgaaacttgagtatgggacaggcgtCTCAATcacgacagtattatgcctttgagatttctgagcaaaatcgctgaaacgtctgattgggaggcactcttgtgatcccatgtattaaacagtaggcctacatcacatccctgcaaagtttatttcaaaaatatttcccaaccagcagtgctcagtatgactggattatggatccatttaatgcagcatgttggtatttcattgaatatattgtacaatgctgtaaaatggcctatgcttcctaatatgttgctggaaaacagacatatgtgtgttatgtatttatttattattatacagTATGTCAGATGCAGGGCTATGCCTACTTGAAGTATTTGGCTACCCTAATTGATATTCTCTTGGCATACTGTTCAacttctagcctagaaatctagacgcaccctagcagcagcaaattacatttgcttccagggctagtctagccactctccattggcttgtgagctcgaaaaattaaacttctatcaggccaatcaaatcgtgtatagagttgttaggcgggcttaacataatgattgatggcagagttgcaacggtttggcttgaattccctgctacttgaaaacaaagaagatggatgttgccgTTGGCCagcagtgtgacacgagttaagcttgttttaagatggcaaaagtttgaactagccaactagctccgctggtgggaaaacgcatgggactcagcgctgtcctattgcgtgcagagggaatttgaaagacaaccgattatcctgcccctcggactgagcactgcgaacggtgagtgcccagaccctacattttaatgtgggtctggctcgtcaggctattcAACTTCCACTTTTGTGGATTTATTTGTCTTATTATTGTTTTGATTTTTCCTTTATCCTCCTTCTatatctaggctatttgttttgtttactggAAAAATATTTGAGCTTTAAATCAAGTTTTCAATAAAGCATGGTGGGGGTTATTTCTTTCACAAATATTATACCACTCCTCTCCAAATGGGGGCAATGTTACAAAATTAGCCTAAGATACGGTGCACAATATCCCTACAGCTGCAAAAGAAGAAAACCTTCACGAGACGAGGGCGCACTGATCCTGGAACGGTTCTGAAAGTGGCCTTCGTGCTTAATAATTGTTGGTGGGGGGAATCGAAACTGATCCCAAGTCAGGCATTGAGCTTGTTTTACGTCAAGCGATGTGTCACTGAAATacggcaaacacaaaacaaaatctcTGGCAATGGCTACCTACGCAAAGGACGTGAAGGGACAAAGGCGTTTAGATAATTGCGTGGATTTATAATTGTGCCTTTAACATTACTCTTACCTCGATAGTCTTACTGAAAGGTTACAGCAGTAGGCTAGAAGCATTataaacgttaacgttacttggCTGACATTATAGTGGACCTGGCGTGATGGAAACGGGTAAGCTAGCTAACGTAGAATTAACTTATcttgtaacgttaacgttagctctACATGGAAGTGAAATAAACTGACATTGTATTGTTGCTGAGCTTATTACATACTTGTCGTTGGTCAACAGAGGAACAAGCGAGGAACCGTTTCCAAGCGGAGTTGGAATTCGTACAGTGTTTGGCAAATCCAAATTACCtcaattgtaagtagcctatccATGAAATCATGAAATTACATTATTGTGAACTTTTTCTGCCACATTAACATTGTGTGATTTAATCATTTCTCAATTCAACCTTTTAACGTGTATTTTTATGTCATCTAATGACTCCTTGTAGTTCTCGCTCAGAGAGGTTACTTCCGAGACAAGCCCTTTGTGAACTACTTGAAGTACTTGCTTTACTGGAAGGAACCTGAATATGCCAAATTTCTAAAGTAAGTGTTTTGTGGTATAAAGACATTCAATAATGAGCTGTACTGAAATTGAGTTTACAACAAATACATGTGTAGAGAGACATAGCCTTaaccccccttcctcctcctctctctgtctctctctctctctttataataggcctactgttgcaGCATAGCCCATTGAAATGCAGCTTCAATACACTTCAATCACACTTCAGAATATGCTTTTCAGATTATGCAGAATATAGACAAATGTTTCAAAAGCATCATTTCCAGGGAAGCTCAGCCTCTCTGAGAGTAAATGGGGGTGTGGGCTGGCTAGGATGCTGGGCTTGTGTATGATTCTCATTTTATTCACCTTGGCCATTTACGAGGTAAAAGGGttacttgccattacacctcagtagcagatggtggtggtaatgcactccgtttgcaaaaaaaaaaaaactcactgaagaacaggccagtgaactatcctttttcggtgagctttttttttggcagttcgCAAACTGaatgcattaccaccaccatctgctggactaaGGTGTAATGGtaagtgtaccctttagcctcgtgAATGGCTgccgggtgaataaggtgaATTGGAGGAACAGTCAAAAGGGCTGGACCTGTATTTGATTAACAGCATGTACTGTCAGGACCATCAAGTTATAAGTGTTGGTAGGTGAAGACGAGAGGCAAGCTGCTgctcattttcatttatttgcaAGGAATACATTttgtttctatttgtctttgtcataacctaggcctactgtaaataCATGGTTCTAGAGTTTGTTACTTACTTTACTGTCTTTTCCATTGAGTATATAAGGTTGGTTATGTAGAGGCTAAATCTAGCCAGCCAGCTTGCTAGCTATGGAAAGTGGCTGCTAGACTATGCTAATATTGTTTACCTGATTTTTAAAAGCCACTTGAGGGTATTCCTTACAAGAAGATACTTGGAATAAAACAGCAAGACAGATTCACACCCAGAATAGATTTAGTTGAAAAATCACAGAGAAATAACCCAGGCAATAGGTTATCAAATAACCAGACTTTTTAACCCTCCTAGAACTGGCTGGAAGTGCTGTGGTTATGTAGCCAACTGTTGGCCATGTCTGAAAACTCTCAGTTGGTCTAAACTGAGTTTAGGGGGGATTTGCTTTAGCCCACAAAGGACAATgtagtagtagcctaatgaTGCTAAAACAATAATTGACTCATTTTATCACAGCTTCCCCTATTTCAAAGAGTAGCATTCACCACTGCTCCTTGATGCATCAGTTTTAAGTCATGTCGAATGGTTGTTAATTTCTTTATTCATGGAGTGTAATCTCTGTTCTATTATCAACACTAAAGGCATCTCTGTGCATGTTAGGGGTTAAGACACTAAGCCAGAGATGGGGTTATCTCACTCTGTTCTTAAAACTTCTGCATGTTTGACTGGATTGCTAAGTAACTAACACATGAGTGAAATAATCTCTGTATTGTTTGACTTTCTTTACTTGCGTGACTCCACCAGATACCCCCACTGCCTGCCCATGCTCGAGCTCCTGCAGTATGAGCACTTCCGCAAGGAGCTGGTCAATGCCCAGTGTGCCAAGTTCATCGATGAGCAGCAGCTCCTGCACTGGCAGCACTATGCCCGCAAGCGCACGCGGCTGCAACAGGCCCTGGtggagcagcagcaacagcaagccctgcagcagcagctcccCCACAGCAACGCCGTGGCCAAGTGAGACGTGgtgtgtggatgagagagagagagagacagacagagagacaggaggaaaaggagaggggaATGAGAGAAACAGTCCAACTGTCTTGCTTCAGAAGACACTCTCATGAACAGTGACAACTGGGTGGTGTTTGAAAGCATCAAGGTGAGGTCGTCTCCCTAACACATGGAGGGAATAGAGAGAAGACAAAAGAATAAGAGTTGGAGATGGTATGGCAGTGGGTGGATGCTTACACTGTGGACAGATGTACCTGTGGCATTGCTCAATGCTCATCATGCAACAATAGTCAAGTTTGCCTTTAGTTTTTTCTTTGGTGTATGATCTTGGACACAACAAAAGCAAATAGCTTTAAGACTGGGGTCTGGGTGAAGTAAATGGATTCACGTTAAATTGTGGAATTTGTCATGGAGAGCCTGAAAGAAGTGCTCTGATGGTTGAATTTAAGTCTTTCTAAAAGTAGTAACAGTAATTTGTGGTATGCAAGATGTCTGCCAGTTTGGAGTGACATAGTAatcattttcatttcttttgCCACCCTCAGTTGTTTTTGTAAAATGTGGAAAACCCTTTTGTACACTTATTAAAGAGATTTTGTATATCAAACAATCTTTTTACATGTTGTATAAGTCTCACGTAGGTCAGCTATGGGCTATGTACTGCATGCAATGGAGAAACCTCAGACCATCTGTGAATCCTTGGCAGTTAGTTCAGATTCTTTGCAATATCAAATTAACCTCACCACTCAAAAATAACAGGAGGTGACATAGAAATGATGTACAAGAGGGGCAAGAGAGCTACTTCTATGCTGACCTGGTGAGCTATACTGAGAGAGAAGACTTTGCACATCTTGCTAGCATTACAAATCATCAGCATCAGATCCCTCTTCCAAGCATTCATTTACACATGTTAATGTTTTGATATACTATGCAAAAGTGTTCAGCCCTTCCATTTCCACAATTCATGAAATTttacatttctatttaaaatCTTTGTTCAAGTATATTTCCAAAGGCAATAACAAGTTTGTCTGTGAACACTGAAAATAAACTAAACTGAATTGCATGAGTATCCCTATACTTTTCAGTTCCAGATTCGGGCAGATAACAAATTACTTGCAAAGGATACAGAGCTACCCCTTACTTGACCATAACATGAGAATGAGGTACTGCTTATGAGTGGTTAGAGATCTCCAAGATGGAAAAATCACTTCCAAGAATGGCAATCAGCCATGGCAATCagtgaaataataccataattttgtgtgtgtgcatgtgtgtaggcaTTACGTGCATCCGTACAGAGTCTGCAACCAAACCCAAACAAAGTTCTTTGATGACTTAAATATGTGTCTATCCGAACTGCACACATATACTTTTACCATTTTGAAGGAGTGCTGTACATCTACATTTTtaccattggtgtgtgtgtgtctgtacaaacttgtgtgtgtgagtctgtatgcatatgtgtgagtgactgagttTGTGCATTTGTAGTGGGGGAGTGGCTCCCTGGGATTATGATACAAATGATGAGAGATGTTTGCTATACTTCTCATTCATTCTGTACAAAATGCTTACATGTATCAGATAGTTTCCAGATGCTTCTGTAACAAACcctattaaagctgcagttggcaagattattttgataatattcactgaaaccgacactatgctccgacagaacaacataaatcagccagttttagaaaaaaaccccgcacttctacctccacctagagcctgttatttgttttgcaaaaatccacagctcccggttcttctggtctaatcagagcagggctgcgTGAGATCTgacacagtctggtgcgcattgacgagcacaaactcgatgagagggtgctcagtGGTAGTGgaggaggggcatgagagttgtaaacatttaaaattttggctaagtccctaTCAGACAAAAATCACAAATAAAAACCTAATGTGAAAACAGTTCTTAGGTGTTGGATCTAAACACATCATCACATATCTCGCCTGTGTGCGCCTTTTGAAGTGAGAGTATTGGATTCAtaactttttatatttttatagtcTTAAGTGGTTTATGTCCTGATGTTTCTGTTATGTGTTCTTCCACATATGAGATGACTGTTGATATTTCATTCTGTtcctgtactgtccctgtgtatatctgtgtgtctatgttaggggtgtcacgattttgTAATacaaattacatctcaatctcgatcttcgaactcaaaagtagaatcgacgatgcagccacacccccaatgtcacgtccagcatgtaggctatgccaagatgcacaaacgcacacgtATGTGCTGAACTGCCATTTGACattcattcacgtcaattaacactaacttagcctactcaatttagcaagtgaaaagatcTAGTTACAGTTCAAAATTACTTAaagcttaaaatgcacattgataagtacatattccatgaacaggtctcttcggagtgtgctgaaacaatcaaactATCATtatgtgttgtttcatttcactatggtCACGTATACAACCTCGcggttggaacggtttcaaaataaaaagcggtttctaaataaaagccccccgaaacagaaaaggaaaaggccaaaaaaagtaaataaaataaaattaatagtaattttaaaaaaatgatcGAAAATCGAATAGAATCGTaactttaaaatcgaaaattaaatcaaatcgaggatttggagaatcgtgacacccctagtcGCCCTATGTATTTCgagagataagcgggaatattatgactttgcagtgtttcactgttcatCTGCTCcagattgccaggttgccactaatcagagcctgattcagtgtagtccatgtgagatgggatgaccaatgcCATCTCCCATCAGCCTgaaaggatacttaaaccctaactatttccttgactagttagagcagctgatgaatctttaggtgaagtaatgccagaggtggaaaaagtacgaaaatattgtactcaagtaaaagtaccaataccttgatgaaatattattcaagtacaagttaaaataccaatctgaaaatgtactcaagtaaaagtaaaagtgacttagttactttttttgggGGACCAGAACAActagttttaccagagactttctaatgaggagatacagcactcaaaaaatcctccatagtaggcctagtgcatggggttagtttgtaacaccaatatggcagttgtttacacatatcacaacccttccatggcaaaacgtcgacatgtgaatacattgagccaatcatgtggtgtgttgtaaaatacattgaacCAATcaagtggtgtgctgtgaagacatcgtgccaatcatctgttgtgatctcgctgctggagcaagattggtgtcgtgaaggcttacgcacacacatttctgccgaagtagatgcacgataagtgcccaaaaagtgttgcaatatggccgccgaaagTGGAGGTAATTTGCCTGAtaaggacgttgagaaatggagatctatgtgaaaaatcaccggagttctcctttaagtttgagcagtagttgattttcaaagttagttgcactcatccttgggtcgctttgcagtgaacagtaatccagcacaacaggcttgtgcaaaattccagaattgaattgaaactggctcttaaattccaattcaattcttgaatttctttcatttcaattgaggtagcaaacaggaagcagaattgcaattgaattgtgcacaaccctgcagcacaactgaaaagcccctcacaggcagctgaggcaggcaggccaatgttgagttgcagagagttttttttatatttggaaatgagcagaaggttcagcagattaaagggtgtCAAACTggtgggggaaagtgggaagtatagggccccaatggaggagagggcccttgaaaagtggaatacagggggcacaacattttcaccaggcattagtaataactcaggtaatccacacataaaaaatccaaacaactccataagtagagtcatgtgtaatgaagtggaataacacagagaaaaagtattgaacacgctaagaaaaagcactaaggcaaggaaagggaaggaacaagctggaatctgtaaatagttagagagtagttatcctttctatctgtgcaaattaatataagcttggttagtagcctactcGAAAATTTCGAATatactcactggaagtttaggctaattactgaaaaacaaatttgaaaaacaaactgaaaaacaaaaaaaaaagcgttcaatacttatttccaccatttattttacctgaatattttaacttaaaattgaaatgtcaaaatgaatgtcagacgaaatgtaaagtttgactggattttgtatacaaaacatagtgaaaactgtctagtttgttaactaccacagtcacgagttgggtcgcgatagtctgtcatttttaaaaagtgggtccccagaaaaaaagtttgagaaacactggtctaaggtcactctcactctcccttgctaaagagctaaatggtttagtccacctgcacgattcataaggtagtctatcttttgtttatttagttgagcattgctagtggaccgctaattgttgtgctgctggtgcaatgtctttctccaagaaagccaagtaaggttactaaaaacaaaggccaaaacaggaaaaagagagactttatagatagattttataaactacttaaaatacaaaatacacagaaaaactactcaatacagtaacgtgagtaaatgtattttgttactttccacctctgagtaATGCTGTCTTTCTTTTGAAGTGCATAGTAAATAAAACTGTTTCtgatttttcctgccatttaTCAGACTGGGTTGTcattcatctgtggtatcaaaattaccattaGGTGGCAGAGACCTACAGTGCATTGTATCATGAGCGGTGCCATGTTGTGTGatgttatgcatatgtgtgtgtatgtttcaaaATCTGGTGTTCCGTGCAGTGTGTtgtgatgtactgtatattgctGTGACATCcttataatgtttttttttaccaatgaggttatttgtgaagtgtaACAGCTTTATCTGAACCATTATCTGAACCATTCTTACTTCTTGTAATTCTGGGGTGTAGCCTgtattattaggctacattcTATTTGTACTACAACACTTTTAGCCTGACTTCTAAGTACTTACTCTAGATTTATTATACTATTAATGTTGTTAAAATGTTACCAACAACGGAAAACATCTGACGGAAAGGTTCATGCATGTCAAGTTAATAACCTACAATATTTCTAAACAGTTTATATACCaaatgggggcagccgtggcctactggttaggactTTGGGCTTGGAACTGAAGGGCtgccggttcaatccccgacccagtaagaaaaatgtgggtgggggaagtagttgagcactgctctcccatgcccacatccatggctgaagtgcccttgagcaaggcacctaacccctcactgctccgggttagtgtgtgcttcacctcactgtgtttactgtgtgctctgtgtgttcattaattcacggatgggataaatgcagagaccaaattccttgtacgCAAGTATACTTAGGAAcctaatttacatttacatgttagACACAATGGCATGGCACATCAGGAGTAATGTAACTGGTAAATTATGTAAGTTATGTGAATGTTTTCACATAACTTTctctctcaaaaatattgttataGCTCCATGACTGTTAACATggggcatctgaacacacaaaacaaatgctgGTCCATTTCAACAATTTGGGTGTCTTatttaaccctctataccccagtggaattctacaacaatgccccagattcctgggaattctaagagaaaagggcaatttgagaaacatttcaaataaccaagaataactgaaaatctaatgaaaagtgtcaattgtaagtttctttcagtttaaagattagaaATTGCTCTGTCAAATAATATATGATACATTAAGaattatatattcatgtttcccatagacagccataggcctactcacttacaGTCTGAAAGTCTTTCACtaacaaaaagttataaatatggttcacatatttctgtattagaagCTGGGAAACAAGATACTATATtactgatttcattgaaatagactggcatatctagcacttatttgggatttagctggtcactctcactctcccttgctaaagagctaaatggtttagtccacctgcacgattcataaggtagtctatcttttgtttatttagttgagcattgctagtggaccgctaattgttgtgctgctggtgcaatgtctttctccaagaaagccaagtaaggttactaaaaacaaaggccaaaacaggaaaaagagagactttatagatagattttataaactacttaaaatacaaaatacacagaaaaactactcaatacagtaacgtgagtaaatgtatttcgttactttccacctctgagtaATGCTGTCTTTCTTTTGAAGTGCATAGTAAATAAAACTGTTTCtgatttttcctgccatttaTCAGACTGGGTTGTcattcatctgtggtatcaaaattaccattaGGTGGCAGATACCTACAGTGCATTGTATCATGAGCGGTGCCATGTTGTGTGatgttatgcatatgtgtgtgtatgtttcaaaATCTGGTGTTCCGTGCAGTGTGTtgtgatgtactgtatattgctGTGACATCcttataatgtttttttttaccaatgaggttatttgtgaagtgtaACAGCTTTATCTGAACCATTATCTGAACCATTCTTACTTCTTGTAATTCTGGGGTGTAGCCTgtattattaggctacattcTATTTGTACTACAACACTTTTAGCCTGACTTCTAAGTACTTACTCTAGATTTATTATACTATTAATGTTGTTAAAATGTTACCAACAACGGAAAACATCTGACGGAAAGGTTCATGCATGTCAAGTTAATAACCTACAATATTTCTAAACAGTTTATATACCaaatgggggcagccgtggcctactggttaggactTTGGGCTTGGAACTGAAGGGCTGCGGTTCAATCCCGACCCAGtaagaaaaatgtgggtgggggaagtagttgagcactgctctcccatgcccacatccatggctgaagtgcccttgagcaaggcacctaacccctcactgctccgggttagtgtgtgcttcacctcactgtgtttactgtgtgctctgtgtgttcattaattcacggatgggataaatgcagagaccaaattcctttaCTGCAAAGTATGCTTAGGAAcctaatttacatttacatgttagACACAATGGCATGGCACATCAGGAGTAATGTAACTGGTAAATTATGTAAGTTATGTGAATGTTTTCACATAACTTTctctctcaaaaatattgttataGCTCCATGACTGTTAACATggggcatctgaacacacaaaacaaatgctgGTCCATTTCAACAATTTGGGTGTCTTatttaaccctctataccccagtggaattctacaacaatgccccagattcctgggaattctaagagaaaagggcaatttgagaaacatttcaaataaccaagaataactgaaaatctaatgaaaagtgtcaattgtaagtttctttcagtttaaagattagaaATTGCTCTGTCAAATAATATATGATACATTAAGaattatatattcatgtttcccatagacagccataggcctactcacttacaGTCTGAAAGTCTTTCACtaacaaaaagttataaatatggttcacatatttctgtattagaagCTGGGAAACAAGATACTATATtactgatttcattgaaatagactggcatatctagcacttatttgggatttagctGGACAGTAAGCCTTAACAGCTAAAAAATGATGAGGATATAACTAACGTAGGCCAGAAGCATAGCGCATGAAATCGTGACATTGATAAGCATGTCACCAAGAACAGGGACTGTTAAACCTGACATGGATTTACGTTTTGTTTTACatgcacatcatgttatatTTATCTTaacttgatcagttgatgataatgaacctgttgcACTCGTTCACTAATCTTCAACCTATCCTGTGCTAACATTACGAGACTAACgttcccagatagcaatttcctttgggccggatccgcataaaagcctttagatctgcctgtagcggacatacggtatctgactgtgggccaggtctgctcctgatacaggtttcagctctgctagcaatgctgttttatcaccggtttacagatttgtcccaggtccaatttccgcaactcaactggaagtcaggagatgcgtttaaaatacaaaacgctgatttggcccaaacctgtgatacagatatgagccgaaggattttttcacagcagacccaggtggtaatgatatcaattaaggtgctgattctgctaaattgactgtcctttccctcattgtcaactggctgctaaagggaaaaaaaggtattttggaatggcacaaatttagaaaccattgaggggcactatgttcccatggccacttcatttctaca
Encoded proteins:
- the LOC125291442 gene encoding mediator of RNA polymerase II transcription subunit 31-like yields the protein METEEQARNRFQAELEFVQCLANPNYLNFLAQRGYFRDKPFVNYLKYLLYWKEPEYAKFLKYPHCLPMLELLQYEHFRKELVNAQCAKFIDEQQLLHWQHYARKRTRLQQALVEQQQQQALQQQLPHSNAVAK